Proteins from a genomic interval of Acidimicrobiia bacterium:
- a CDS encoding heavy-metal-associated domain-containing protein, whose translation MSTFTSTYTVQGMTCGHCVNSVSEELKKIDGVSNVDIDLASGKVEISSENKIEQSLIEDAVSEAGYEVASD comes from the coding sequence ATGAGTACATTCACATCTACATACACTGTTCAAGGAATGACATGTGGACATTGTGTCAATTCGGTGAGCGAAGAATTAAAGAAAATTGACGGTGTATCAAATGTCGATATTGATCTTGCAAGTGGCAAAGTTGAAATTAGCAGTGAAAATAAAATTGAGCAATCACTTATTGAAGATGCTGTTAGCGAAGCAGGCTATGAAGTTGCTTCAGATTAA